A stretch of the Vigna radiata var. radiata cultivar VC1973A chromosome 9, Vradiata_ver6, whole genome shotgun sequence genome encodes the following:
- the LOC106773892 gene encoding protein trichome birefringence-like 3: MKPPSGKFPVIKICVLLFLVIFLYAESFNLFFSSSIINLKPCPTNSTKPKSNDKKTQQMVPIHNAAWFNDGFVYEPEECDFRNGKWVFNSSIKPLYSGTSCPYISRPYSCVKNGRVDSDYQYWEWQPEDCNLPKFNPELALKKLQGKRLLFVGDSLQKSQWESFVCMVEWIIPEKQKSMKRGTHSVFKAKEYNATIEFYWAPMLVESNTEFFTIRDPKKQIVKVDSIMDRARNWTGVDILVFNTYIWWMSDIKVKALWGSFGNGEEGYEELENQIAYNLGLRTWANWVDSTVDPNKTRVFFTTMSPTHTRSADWGKKDGVKCFNETKPIGKRKHWGSGSSKEMMRVVEKVVKRMKVGVTFINITQISEYRIDAHSSVYTESGGKLLSEEEKANPRNADCIHWCLPGVPDTWNQIFLAMF; encoded by the exons ATGAAGCCCCCCAGTGGAAAATTTCCTGTCATCAAAATCTGTGTTCTACTTTTCCTTGTCATCTTCTTGTATGCAGAGAGtttcaacttatttttttcCAGTTCAATTATCAATCTCAAACCTTGTCCTACAAACAGTACCAAGCCTAAATCCA ATGATAAAAAGACACAACAGATGGTTCCTATTCATAATGCTGCATGGTTTAACGATGGATTTGTTTATGAGCCTGAGGAGTGCGATTTTAGGAATGGAAAATGGGTGTTTAACAGTTCAATAAAGCCTTTGTATTCAGGCACCAGTTGCCCTTATATAAGTAGGCCTTATTCTTGTGTCAAGAATGGGAGGGTAGATTCTGACTATCAATATTGGGAATGGCAGCCAGAAGATTGCAACTTGCCCAA GTTTAATCCAGAGTTAGCTCTGAAGAAACTTCAAGGAAAGAGGCTGCTATTCGTAGGGGATTCACTGCAAAAAAGCCAATGGGAATCCTTTGTGTGTATGGTAGAATGGATCATACCCGAAAAGCAGAAGTCAATGAAACGAGGGACTCATTCAGTCTTCAAAGCCAAG GAATACAATGCCACCATAGAATTCTATTGGGCACCAATGCTTGTGGAATCCAACACTGAGTTCTTTACCATAAGGGACCCCAAGAAGCAGATAGTGAAAGTAGATTCGATCATGGATCGTGCCAGGAATTGGACAGGGGTGGATATCCTTGTTTTCAATACCTATATATGGTGGATGAGTGATATTAAGGTTAAAGCACT ATGGGGTTCATTTGGCAATGGGGAAGAAGGGTATGAAGAACTGGAGAATCAAATTGCTTACAACTTAGGTCTAAGGACATGGGCCAACTGGGTTGACTCAACTGTTGATCCAAacaaaaccagagttttcttcACAACCATGTCTCCAACACACACAAG AAGTGCAGACTGGGGCAAGAAAGATGGTGTGAAATGTTTCAATGAGACAAAGCCAATAGGAAAAAGGAAGCATTGGGGAAGTGGATCTAGCAAGGAGATGATGAGGGTGGTGGAAAAAGTGGTGAAGAGAATGAAAGTGGGAGTGACATTCATCAACATAACACAGATCTCAGAGTACAGAATTGATGCTCATTCCTCTGTTTATACTGAAAGTGGAGGAAAATTATTGAGTGAGGAGGAAAAGGCAAATCCAAGAAATGCAGATTGCATACATTGGTGCTTGCCAGGTGTTCCAGATACTTGGAATCAAATATTTTTGGCAATGTTCTAA
- the LOC111242579 gene encoding brefeldin A-inhibited guanine nucleotide-exchange protein 3-like, with the protein MPLKSLVGAFKHRRESPLLFHRHHEVNPATEAQKIDRIIEKFAERYYKCNPKAFSSADTAYVLAYSVIMLNTDAHNPMVKNKMSPDDFIRNNRGIDDGKDLPEEYSKSLFDKISRNEIKMNENDEAPQQKTGCEP; encoded by the exons ATGCCGCTGAAAAGCCTTGTCGGAGCCTTCAAGCACCGCCGCGAGTCACCGTTGCTTTTTCATCGACACCACGAAGTGAATCCCGCAACAGAGGCACAGAAAATTGATAGGATCATTGAAAAGTTTGCTGAACGTTACTACAAATGTAATCCAAAGGCCTTTTCTAGTGCTGACACTGCTTATGTCCTTGCCTATTCCGTTATAATGCTTAATACTGATGCTCACAATCCCATGGTGAAGAATAAG ATGTCTCCTGATGATTTCATAAGAAATAATCGTGGCATTGATGATGGAAAAGATCTGCCTGAGGAATACTCGAAGtccttatttgataaaatatctagaaatgaaataaaaatgaatgaaaatgatgagGCTCCTCAACAAAAAACAGGTTGTGAGCCCTAA
- the LOC106774210 gene encoding LRR receptor-like serine/threonine-protein kinase GSO1 isoform X2 — MKLENLKLSDNSMNGILSDMDIQNLQSLKVLDLGTNNLYGSVEGLCEIQDLIELGLNSNRFSGEIPECLSIFRNLQVLDLSQNQFSGNFPSFIGNMTSLSYLSLFDNNLQGSFSLNILANHSKLQVLYISATNPKTQVETENEQWFPTFQLKSLILRSCNLNLDKGSVIPSFLQYQKELQYIDISHNKLVGAFPNWLIQNNSRLKCFLVSNNLFDGKLELSSIRQNITWLDISNNNVSGSLPKDIGTFLPVVRTLNLSTNNFEGSIPTSIGEMQELSLLDFSHNHFSGELPDELAIGCISLQELRLSNNLFHGNIPRFSNFTNLAELFVNNNNLNCTLKEVLQNLNGNGLMTIDISSNSISGSIPSSIAKLSRVWVLLMGNNQLEGEIPIEFSNLVMLFVLDLSQNRLFGSISHVNPSILRVLYLQKNAFSGSIPLRFFESPSLTTLDLRDNNFSGNIPYTIDRLSELRVLLLGGNNFSGYIPVQLCQLQKITLIDLSHNKLKGSIPSCFNNISFGLEENHDSSDHTVAFSIVYAKIPIGSVINASVSLFMPSFDNQNENTNTIVEFVTKNNIYNYRGFILKKMTGLDLSCNMLRGSIPFQIGDLQKVRVLNLSHNYLSGSIPNTFSNLAQIESLDLSYNNLSGEIPFQMVKLNHLAIFNVSFNNLSGVAPSTGQFGTFVEDSYLGNPFLCAELLKHTCEASPPSQFNHPEGKETVIDMVAFYWTFAASYIVILMGFTIVLCINASWRMTWFYFIAKIIHACFPTLPLY; from the exons ATGAAGTTGGAGAACTTAAAGCTTTCAGATAACTCAATGAATGGTATTCTATCTGATATGG ATATTCAAAATTTGCAAAGCTTGAAAGTGTTAGACTTGGGCACAAATAATTTATACGGCTCAGTTGAAG GATTATGTGAAATTCAAGATCTTATAGAGTTAGGTCTCAACTCAAATAGGTTTAGCGGTGAAATTCCAGAGTGTCTAAGCATCTTCAGAAACCTCCAAGTTCTTGATCTTTCTCAAAATCAATTCAGTGGCAATTTTCCATCCTTCATTGGAAATATGACATCCCTTTCATATTTGTCTCTCTTTGACAACAACTTACAAGGCTCATTTTCATTGAACATTTTGGCTAACCATTCAAAACTTCAGGTTCTTTATATTTCTGCAACAAACCCTAAAACACAAGTTGAAACTGAAAATGAACAATGGTTTCCAACATTTCAGTTAAAGTCTCTCATCCTTCGAAGTTGCAACTTAAATTTGGATAAAGGAAGTGTTATTCCAAGTTTTCTTCAATATCAGAAAGAGCTCCAATATATCGACATCTCACACAACAAACTGGTTGGAGCATTTCCAAATTGGTTGATTCAAAATAACTCAAGACTCAAATGTTTCTTGGTTTCGAATAACTTATTTGATGGAAAACTTGAATTGTCCTCCATCAGACAAAATATAACTTGGCTAGATATCTCAAACAACAATGTTTCTGGTTCACTCCCAAAAGATATTGGTACATTCCTTCCTGTTGTTAGGACGTTAAATCTGTCAACAAACAACTTTGAAGGAAGTATACCTACTTCAATTGGTGAAATGCAAGAACTTTCTTTATTGGATTTTTCTCACAATCACTTCTCAGGTGAATTACCTGATGAATTAGCAATCGGGTGCATTAGCCTCCAAGAATTAAGGCTTTCCAACAATCTTTTCCATGGGAACATTCCTAGATTTTCCAATTTTACAAATTTGGCAGAGTTGTTTGTCAATAACAACAACCTCAATTGCACTCTGAAAGAAGTATTGCAAAATTTGAATGGTAATGGATTAATGACAATAGACATATCCAGCAATTCAATCTCAGGCTCAATTCCTAGTTCAATTGCAAAGTTATCACGTGTGTGGGTTCTTCTTATGGGAAATAATCAATTGGAAGGTGAAATCCCCATCGAATTCTCCAACCTAGTGATGCTTTTTGTGTTGGATCTTTCACAAAATAGATTATTTGGGTCAATCTCACATGTTAATCCATCAATCTTGAGGGTCTTGTATCTGCAAAAGAATGCTTTCTCAGGCTCCATACCTCTCAGATTCTTTGAGAGCCCTAGCCTAACAACTCTAGACTTGAGGGATAATAATTTTTCTGGGAATATTCCCTACACGATTGATAGACTATCAGAATTACGAGTGCTTTTACTTGGAGGGAATAATTTTTCTGGTTACATCCCTGTTCAATTATGCCAATTACAAAAAATCACCTTAATAGATCTTTCACACAATAAGCTCAAGGGTTCAATACCATCTTGCTTCAACAATATTTCATTTGGACTAGAAGAGAATCATGATTCTTCGGACCACACGGTCGCATTCTCAATCGTGTACGCCAAAATACCCATAGGATCTGTTATTAATGCCAGTGTGTCATTGTTTATGCCTTCATTTGataatcaaaatgaaaacaCTAACACTATTGTTGAATTTGTAACaaagaataatatttacaaTTACAGAGGCTTCATCCTTAAGAAAATGACTGGGTTGGATTTATCATGCAATATGTTAAGAGGTAGCATCCCTTTCCAAATTGGAGACTTGCAAAAAGTTCGAGTCCTGAACCTATCTCATAATTACTTGTCTGGTTCTATTCCAAATACTTTTTCTAATCTTGCCCAGATTGAGAGCCTTGACTTGTCCTACAACAACTTGAGTGGTGAGATACCCTTTCAAATGGTGAAGTTGAACCACTTAGCAATCTTCAATGTGTCATTCAATAATCTTTCTGGAGTTGCCCCTAGTACTGGCCAATTTGGAACCTTTGTTGAAGACAGCTACCTAGGTAATCCTTTTCTTTGTGCTGAACTCTTAAAGCATACGTGTGAAGCTTCACCTCCATCGCAATTTAATCACCCAGAAGGAAAGGAAACAGTGATTGACATGGTAGCATTCTATTGGACTTTCGCAGCATCTTACATAGTAATATTGATGGGCTTCACAATAGTTCTTTGCATAAATGCTTCCTGGCGCATGACTTGGTTTTATTTCATTGCTAAGATTATACATGCATGTTTTCCAACTCTTCCATTGTATTGA
- the LOC106774210 gene encoding LRR receptor-like serine/threonine-protein kinase GSO2 isoform X1, translated as MRLVVVVSSLLYFVALLECDGCLEKERIGLLEIKSYILSLGRDERNELELGSWVENRSSDCCAWNRVKCSNISSEQHVTHLFLDSLNSRGAHLINGSLFSPFQELLSLDLSRNDYHGWTSKGFPRLMKLENLKLSDNSMNGILSDMDIQNLQSLKVLDLGTNNLYGSVEGLCEIQDLIELGLNSNRFSGEIPECLSIFRNLQVLDLSQNQFSGNFPSFIGNMTSLSYLSLFDNNLQGSFSLNILANHSKLQVLYISATNPKTQVETENEQWFPTFQLKSLILRSCNLNLDKGSVIPSFLQYQKELQYIDISHNKLVGAFPNWLIQNNSRLKCFLVSNNLFDGKLELSSIRQNITWLDISNNNVSGSLPKDIGTFLPVVRTLNLSTNNFEGSIPTSIGEMQELSLLDFSHNHFSGELPDELAIGCISLQELRLSNNLFHGNIPRFSNFTNLAELFVNNNNLNCTLKEVLQNLNGNGLMTIDISSNSISGSIPSSIAKLSRVWVLLMGNNQLEGEIPIEFSNLVMLFVLDLSQNRLFGSISHVNPSILRVLYLQKNAFSGSIPLRFFESPSLTTLDLRDNNFSGNIPYTIDRLSELRVLLLGGNNFSGYIPVQLCQLQKITLIDLSHNKLKGSIPSCFNNISFGLEENHDSSDHTVAFSIVYAKIPIGSVINASVSLFMPSFDNQNENTNTIVEFVTKNNIYNYRGFILKKMTGLDLSCNMLRGSIPFQIGDLQKVRVLNLSHNYLSGSIPNTFSNLAQIESLDLSYNNLSGEIPFQMVKLNHLAIFNVSFNNLSGVAPSTGQFGTFVEDSYLGNPFLCAELLKHTCEASPPSQFNHPEGKETVIDMVAFYWTFAASYIVILMGFTIVLCINASWRMTWFYFIAKIIHACFPTLPLY; from the exons ATGAGGTTGGTTGTGGTGGTGAGTTCGTTGTTGTATTTTGTGGCACTTTTAGAGTGTGATGGGTGTTTGGAGAAGGAGAGGATTGGTCTACTTGAAATCAAGAGCTATATCTTATCACTAGGTCGGGATGAGCGGAATGAGTTGGAATTGGGTTCATGGGTTGAAAATAGAAGTAGTGATTGTTGTGCTTGGAACAGAGTCAAATGTTCCAATATCTCAAGTGAACAACACGTAACACACTTGTTTCTGGACAGTCTCAATTCAAGAGGTGCTCATTTGATAAACGGTTCGTTGTTTAGTCCTTTTCAAGAGTTGCTCAGCCTCGACTTGTCCAGGAACGACTATCATGGTTGGACTAGCAAAG GGTTTCCAAGATTGATGAAGTTGGAGAACTTAAAGCTTTCAGATAACTCAATGAATGGTATTCTATCTGATATGG ATATTCAAAATTTGCAAAGCTTGAAAGTGTTAGACTTGGGCACAAATAATTTATACGGCTCAGTTGAAG GATTATGTGAAATTCAAGATCTTATAGAGTTAGGTCTCAACTCAAATAGGTTTAGCGGTGAAATTCCAGAGTGTCTAAGCATCTTCAGAAACCTCCAAGTTCTTGATCTTTCTCAAAATCAATTCAGTGGCAATTTTCCATCCTTCATTGGAAATATGACATCCCTTTCATATTTGTCTCTCTTTGACAACAACTTACAAGGCTCATTTTCATTGAACATTTTGGCTAACCATTCAAAACTTCAGGTTCTTTATATTTCTGCAACAAACCCTAAAACACAAGTTGAAACTGAAAATGAACAATGGTTTCCAACATTTCAGTTAAAGTCTCTCATCCTTCGAAGTTGCAACTTAAATTTGGATAAAGGAAGTGTTATTCCAAGTTTTCTTCAATATCAGAAAGAGCTCCAATATATCGACATCTCACACAACAAACTGGTTGGAGCATTTCCAAATTGGTTGATTCAAAATAACTCAAGACTCAAATGTTTCTTGGTTTCGAATAACTTATTTGATGGAAAACTTGAATTGTCCTCCATCAGACAAAATATAACTTGGCTAGATATCTCAAACAACAATGTTTCTGGTTCACTCCCAAAAGATATTGGTACATTCCTTCCTGTTGTTAGGACGTTAAATCTGTCAACAAACAACTTTGAAGGAAGTATACCTACTTCAATTGGTGAAATGCAAGAACTTTCTTTATTGGATTTTTCTCACAATCACTTCTCAGGTGAATTACCTGATGAATTAGCAATCGGGTGCATTAGCCTCCAAGAATTAAGGCTTTCCAACAATCTTTTCCATGGGAACATTCCTAGATTTTCCAATTTTACAAATTTGGCAGAGTTGTTTGTCAATAACAACAACCTCAATTGCACTCTGAAAGAAGTATTGCAAAATTTGAATGGTAATGGATTAATGACAATAGACATATCCAGCAATTCAATCTCAGGCTCAATTCCTAGTTCAATTGCAAAGTTATCACGTGTGTGGGTTCTTCTTATGGGAAATAATCAATTGGAAGGTGAAATCCCCATCGAATTCTCCAACCTAGTGATGCTTTTTGTGTTGGATCTTTCACAAAATAGATTATTTGGGTCAATCTCACATGTTAATCCATCAATCTTGAGGGTCTTGTATCTGCAAAAGAATGCTTTCTCAGGCTCCATACCTCTCAGATTCTTTGAGAGCCCTAGCCTAACAACTCTAGACTTGAGGGATAATAATTTTTCTGGGAATATTCCCTACACGATTGATAGACTATCAGAATTACGAGTGCTTTTACTTGGAGGGAATAATTTTTCTGGTTACATCCCTGTTCAATTATGCCAATTACAAAAAATCACCTTAATAGATCTTTCACACAATAAGCTCAAGGGTTCAATACCATCTTGCTTCAACAATATTTCATTTGGACTAGAAGAGAATCATGATTCTTCGGACCACACGGTCGCATTCTCAATCGTGTACGCCAAAATACCCATAGGATCTGTTATTAATGCCAGTGTGTCATTGTTTATGCCTTCATTTGataatcaaaatgaaaacaCTAACACTATTGTTGAATTTGTAACaaagaataatatttacaaTTACAGAGGCTTCATCCTTAAGAAAATGACTGGGTTGGATTTATCATGCAATATGTTAAGAGGTAGCATCCCTTTCCAAATTGGAGACTTGCAAAAAGTTCGAGTCCTGAACCTATCTCATAATTACTTGTCTGGTTCTATTCCAAATACTTTTTCTAATCTTGCCCAGATTGAGAGCCTTGACTTGTCCTACAACAACTTGAGTGGTGAGATACCCTTTCAAATGGTGAAGTTGAACCACTTAGCAATCTTCAATGTGTCATTCAATAATCTTTCTGGAGTTGCCCCTAGTACTGGCCAATTTGGAACCTTTGTTGAAGACAGCTACCTAGGTAATCCTTTTCTTTGTGCTGAACTCTTAAAGCATACGTGTGAAGCTTCACCTCCATCGCAATTTAATCACCCAGAAGGAAAGGAAACAGTGATTGACATGGTAGCATTCTATTGGACTTTCGCAGCATCTTACATAGTAATATTGATGGGCTTCACAATAGTTCTTTGCATAAATGCTTCCTGGCGCATGACTTGGTTTTATTTCATTGCTAAGATTATACATGCATGTTTTCCAACTCTTCCATTGTATTGA